The following proteins come from a genomic window of Sorghum bicolor cultivar BTx623 chromosome 3, Sorghum_bicolor_NCBIv3, whole genome shotgun sequence:
- the LOC8069577 gene encoding uncharacterized protein LOC8069577 isoform X3, which yields MLCMKASSLLLTLIIPGYPGKDFHTFMQPVYDELNELFDTGMSTYDASQDERFQLYATVLHTVSDYLGTGLLARYSVLGQLGCVSCDDETGSRRLKHGLKQCFMQHRRFLPASHEFRYDASSFDGTEEHRSRPISYSGESLLEQIKSISDFDKSKTWKGVSGLYCLSYWKYNLLRHNLDFMHIEKNVCENIFGTLLEMDGKSKDNLQARKDLQEMNIRPDLHPQKKANGLKSHDCHILMQQLMPLALRGLLPDEVTSVLFDLCGYFRELNAKVLHINELEKLEERIIMTLCWMEMIFPPGFFTINVHLVLHLATEARIGGPVCYRSMYFVESLCRYLGVLKSTVRNKARPEGSIAESVLAKESMHFCSTFLDGFQTLSNRLSRNDENDESIGCSARHASTLFPHPGKPLGKPSSYVLRALAKLQAHRYVLFNCSYVDPYLRAHAEEIIKKGTRHRARHRDVEKIQNEKFHLWFRSHIMQLESENGIHGVKDDIRWLARGPVEAAKRYRAFNSRGFRFRPKRLDRVTQNSGVVLTAKTSSYASASDGKPVLGDVTY from the exons ATGTTATGCATGAAAGCTTCTTCTCTTCTGCTCACTCTAATAATTCCTGGTTACCCTGGAAAGGACTTCCATACATTTATGCAGCCAGTTTATGATGAGCTAAATGAGTTGTTTGATACTGGTATGTCTACATATGATGCATCTCAAGATGAGAGATTTCAACTTTATGCTACAGTATTGCATACTGTGAGTGACTACCTTGGGACAGGGCTACTGGCACGGTACAGTGTTCTAGGACAGCTGGGTTGTGTGTCCTGTGATGATGAAACAGGTTCAAGGCGCTTGAAACATGGCCTCAAGCAATGTTTCATGCAACACCGACGATTTCTACCTGCTAGCCATGAGTTCCGTTATGATGCTAGTTCATTTGATGGAACCGAAGAGCATCGGTCTAGACCTATTTCTTATTCTGGAGAATCCCTTTTGGAACAGATAAAATCAATTAGTGACTTTGACAAGTCTAAAACCTGGAAGGGTGTTAGTGGCCTATATTGTTTGTCTTACTGGAAGTATAATTTGCTACGACACAATCTTGACTTTATGCACATAGAGAAGAATGTGTGTGAAAATATATTTGGGACACTTTTAGAAATGGATGGGAAATCAAAGGACAACCTACAGGCAAGGAAAGACTTGCAGGAAATGAACATCAGGCCAGATCTACATCCACAAAAAAAGGCTAATG GCCTAAAAAGCCATGACTGCCACATACTAATGCAACAACTTATGCCACTTGCTTTGAGAGGTCTTCTTCCAGATGAAGTTACATCTGTCTTATTTGATCTGTGTGGATATTTTAGAGAACTGAATGCAAAAGTTCTCCACATCAATGAACTTGAAAAGTTAGAAGAACGAATCATAATGACATTATGTTGGATGGAGATGATATTCCCGCCTGGGTTTTTCACTATCAATGTGCATCTTGTTCTTCACTTGGCAACAGAGGCAAGAATAGGTGGTCCTGTATGTTATCGGTCAATGTATTTTGTGGAAAG TTTGTGCAGGTACCTTGGTGTTTTGAAGTCAACTGTGAGAAATAAAGCTCGTCCAGAGGGCAGCATTGCAGAATCAGTTCTGGCAAAAGAGTCTATGCACTTTTGTTCAACATTTCTTGATGGTTTTCAGACCCTGTCTAATAGGCTTTCACGAAATGACGAGAATGATGAGTCAATTGGATGCTCTGCTAGACATGCATCAACTCTTTTTCCTCATCCCGGGAAACCACTTGGAAAGCCAAGTAGTTATGTTCTGAGAGCTTTGGCTAAACTACAAGCACATAGATATGTGCTATTCAATTGTTCTTATGTCGATCCATACCTTAG AGCTCATGCTGAAGAGATCATCAAAAAAGGTACTAGACATAGAGCCAGACATAGAGATGTtgagaaaatccaaaatgaGAAGTTCCATCTATGGTTTAGAAGTCAT ATAATGCAGTTAGAGAGTGAGAATGGCATTCATGGTGTTAAAGATGACATTAGATGGCTAGCTCGTGGCCCGGTTGAAGCTGCAAAAAGGTACCGTGCTTTCAACAGTCGAGGTTTCCGTTTTAGGCCTAAACGGTTGGATCGGGttacacaaaatagtggtgttgtGCTAACTGCAAAAACATCAAGTTATGCTAGTGCAAGTGATGGCAAGCCAGTTTTAGGTGATGTGACTTACTAG
- the LOC8069577 gene encoding uncharacterized protein LOC8069577 isoform X2 → MLCMKASSLLLTLIIPGYPGKDFHTFMQPVYDELNELFDTGMSTYDASQDERFQLYATVLHTVSDYLGTGLLARYSVLGQLGCVSCDDETGSRRLKHGLKQCFMQHRRFLPASHEFRYDASSFDGTEEHRSRPISYSGESLLEQIKSISDFDKSKTWKGVSGLYCLSYWKYNLLRHNLDFMHIEKNVCENIFGTLLEMDGKSKDNLQARKDLQEMNIRPDLHPQKKANGKYYLPPALHNMSKEGKQQFLKVLRDIKVPDGYSSNISRCVNVDQSKISGLKSHDCHILMQQLMPLALRGLLPDEVTSVLFDLCGYFRELNAKVLHINELEKLEERIIMTLCWMEMIFPPGFFTINVHLVLHLATEARIGGPVCYRSMYFVERYLGVLKSTVRNKARPEGSIAESVLAKESMHFCSTFLDGFQTLSNRLSRNDENDESIGCSARHASTLFPHPGKPLGKPSSYVLRALAKLQAHRYVLFNCSYVDPYLRAHAEEIIKKGTRHRARHRDVEKIQNEKFHLWFRSHIMQLESENGIHGVKDDIRWLARGPVEAAKRYRAFNSRGFRFRPKRLDRVTQNSGVVLTAKTSSYASASDGKPVLGDVTY, encoded by the exons ATGTTATGCATGAAAGCTTCTTCTCTTCTGCTCACTCTAATAATTCCTGGTTACCCTGGAAAGGACTTCCATACATTTATGCAGCCAGTTTATGATGAGCTAAATGAGTTGTTTGATACTGGTATGTCTACATATGATGCATCTCAAGATGAGAGATTTCAACTTTATGCTACAGTATTGCATACTGTGAGTGACTACCTTGGGACAGGGCTACTGGCACGGTACAGTGTTCTAGGACAGCTGGGTTGTGTGTCCTGTGATGATGAAACAGGTTCAAGGCGCTTGAAACATGGCCTCAAGCAATGTTTCATGCAACACCGACGATTTCTACCTGCTAGCCATGAGTTCCGTTATGATGCTAGTTCATTTGATGGAACCGAAGAGCATCGGTCTAGACCTATTTCTTATTCTGGAGAATCCCTTTTGGAACAGATAAAATCAATTAGTGACTTTGACAAGTCTAAAACCTGGAAGGGTGTTAGTGGCCTATATTGTTTGTCTTACTGGAAGTATAATTTGCTACGACACAATCTTGACTTTATGCACATAGAGAAGAATGTGTGTGAAAATATATTTGGGACACTTTTAGAAATGGATGGGAAATCAAAGGACAACCTACAGGCAAGGAAAGACTTGCAGGAAATGAACATCAGGCCAGATCTACATCCACAAAAAAAGGCTAATGGTAAGTATTACTTGCCTCCTgctttgcacaacatgtctaaagaGGGGAAGCAACAGTTCTTGAAAGTCCTTCGTGACATAAAAGTTCCAGATGGTTATTCTAGTAACATCTCCAGATGTGTAAATGTTGATCAATCAAAAATTTCAGGCCTAAAAAGCCATGACTGCCACATACTAATGCAACAACTTATGCCACTTGCTTTGAGAGGTCTTCTTCCAGATGAAGTTACATCTGTCTTATTTGATCTGTGTGGATATTTTAGAGAACTGAATGCAAAAGTTCTCCACATCAATGAACTTGAAAAGTTAGAAGAACGAATCATAATGACATTATGTTGGATGGAGATGATATTCCCGCCTGGGTTTTTCACTATCAATGTGCATCTTGTTCTTCACTTGGCAACAGAGGCAAGAATAGGTGGTCCTGTATGTTATCGGTCAATGTATTTTGTGGAAAG GTACCTTGGTGTTTTGAAGTCAACTGTGAGAAATAAAGCTCGTCCAGAGGGCAGCATTGCAGAATCAGTTCTGGCAAAAGAGTCTATGCACTTTTGTTCAACATTTCTTGATGGTTTTCAGACCCTGTCTAATAGGCTTTCACGAAATGACGAGAATGATGAGTCAATTGGATGCTCTGCTAGACATGCATCAACTCTTTTTCCTCATCCCGGGAAACCACTTGGAAAGCCAAGTAGTTATGTTCTGAGAGCTTTGGCTAAACTACAAGCACATAGATATGTGCTATTCAATTGTTCTTATGTCGATCCATACCTTAG AGCTCATGCTGAAGAGATCATCAAAAAAGGTACTAGACATAGAGCCAGACATAGAGATGTtgagaaaatccaaaatgaGAAGTTCCATCTATGGTTTAGAAGTCAT ATAATGCAGTTAGAGAGTGAGAATGGCATTCATGGTGTTAAAGATGACATTAGATGGCTAGCTCGTGGCCCGGTTGAAGCTGCAAAAAGGTACCGTGCTTTCAACAGTCGAGGTTTCCGTTTTAGGCCTAAACGGTTGGATCGGGttacacaaaatagtggtgttgtGCTAACTGCAAAAACATCAAGTTATGCTAGTGCAAGTGATGGCAAGCCAGTTTTAGGTGATGTGACTTACTAG
- the LOC8069577 gene encoding uncharacterized protein LOC8069577 isoform X1, whose product MLCMKASSLLLTLIIPGYPGKDFHTFMQPVYDELNELFDTGMSTYDASQDERFQLYATVLHTVSDYLGTGLLARYSVLGQLGCVSCDDETGSRRLKHGLKQCFMQHRRFLPASHEFRYDASSFDGTEEHRSRPISYSGESLLEQIKSISDFDKSKTWKGVSGLYCLSYWKYNLLRHNLDFMHIEKNVCENIFGTLLEMDGKSKDNLQARKDLQEMNIRPDLHPQKKANGKYYLPPALHNMSKEGKQQFLKVLRDIKVPDGYSSNISRCVNVDQSKISGLKSHDCHILMQQLMPLALRGLLPDEVTSVLFDLCGYFRELNAKVLHINELEKLEERIIMTLCWMEMIFPPGFFTINVHLVLHLATEARIGGPVCYRSMYFVESLCRYLGVLKSTVRNKARPEGSIAESVLAKESMHFCSTFLDGFQTLSNRLSRNDENDESIGCSARHASTLFPHPGKPLGKPSSYVLRALAKLQAHRYVLFNCSYVDPYLRAHAEEIIKKGTRHRARHRDVEKIQNEKFHLWFRSHIMQLESENGIHGVKDDIRWLARGPVEAAKRYRAFNSRGFRFRPKRLDRVTQNSGVVLTAKTSSYASASDGKPVLGDVTY is encoded by the exons ATGTTATGCATGAAAGCTTCTTCTCTTCTGCTCACTCTAATAATTCCTGGTTACCCTGGAAAGGACTTCCATACATTTATGCAGCCAGTTTATGATGAGCTAAATGAGTTGTTTGATACTGGTATGTCTACATATGATGCATCTCAAGATGAGAGATTTCAACTTTATGCTACAGTATTGCATACTGTGAGTGACTACCTTGGGACAGGGCTACTGGCACGGTACAGTGTTCTAGGACAGCTGGGTTGTGTGTCCTGTGATGATGAAACAGGTTCAAGGCGCTTGAAACATGGCCTCAAGCAATGTTTCATGCAACACCGACGATTTCTACCTGCTAGCCATGAGTTCCGTTATGATGCTAGTTCATTTGATGGAACCGAAGAGCATCGGTCTAGACCTATTTCTTATTCTGGAGAATCCCTTTTGGAACAGATAAAATCAATTAGTGACTTTGACAAGTCTAAAACCTGGAAGGGTGTTAGTGGCCTATATTGTTTGTCTTACTGGAAGTATAATTTGCTACGACACAATCTTGACTTTATGCACATAGAGAAGAATGTGTGTGAAAATATATTTGGGACACTTTTAGAAATGGATGGGAAATCAAAGGACAACCTACAGGCAAGGAAAGACTTGCAGGAAATGAACATCAGGCCAGATCTACATCCACAAAAAAAGGCTAATGGTAAGTATTACTTGCCTCCTgctttgcacaacatgtctaaagaGGGGAAGCAACAGTTCTTGAAAGTCCTTCGTGACATAAAAGTTCCAGATGGTTATTCTAGTAACATCTCCAGATGTGTAAATGTTGATCAATCAAAAATTTCAGGCCTAAAAAGCCATGACTGCCACATACTAATGCAACAACTTATGCCACTTGCTTTGAGAGGTCTTCTTCCAGATGAAGTTACATCTGTCTTATTTGATCTGTGTGGATATTTTAGAGAACTGAATGCAAAAGTTCTCCACATCAATGAACTTGAAAAGTTAGAAGAACGAATCATAATGACATTATGTTGGATGGAGATGATATTCCCGCCTGGGTTTTTCACTATCAATGTGCATCTTGTTCTTCACTTGGCAACAGAGGCAAGAATAGGTGGTCCTGTATGTTATCGGTCAATGTATTTTGTGGAAAG TTTGTGCAGGTACCTTGGTGTTTTGAAGTCAACTGTGAGAAATAAAGCTCGTCCAGAGGGCAGCATTGCAGAATCAGTTCTGGCAAAAGAGTCTATGCACTTTTGTTCAACATTTCTTGATGGTTTTCAGACCCTGTCTAATAGGCTTTCACGAAATGACGAGAATGATGAGTCAATTGGATGCTCTGCTAGACATGCATCAACTCTTTTTCCTCATCCCGGGAAACCACTTGGAAAGCCAAGTAGTTATGTTCTGAGAGCTTTGGCTAAACTACAAGCACATAGATATGTGCTATTCAATTGTTCTTATGTCGATCCATACCTTAG AGCTCATGCTGAAGAGATCATCAAAAAAGGTACTAGACATAGAGCCAGACATAGAGATGTtgagaaaatccaaaatgaGAAGTTCCATCTATGGTTTAGAAGTCAT ATAATGCAGTTAGAGAGTGAGAATGGCATTCATGGTGTTAAAGATGACATTAGATGGCTAGCTCGTGGCCCGGTTGAAGCTGCAAAAAGGTACCGTGCTTTCAACAGTCGAGGTTTCCGTTTTAGGCCTAAACGGTTGGATCGGGttacacaaaatagtggtgttgtGCTAACTGCAAAAACATCAAGTTATGCTAGTGCAAGTGATGGCAAGCCAGTTTTAGGTGATGTGACTTACTAG